Proteins from a single region of Apium graveolens cultivar Ventura unplaced genomic scaffold, ASM990537v1 ctg182, whole genome shotgun sequence:
- the LOC141700162 gene encoding coatomer subunit zeta-1-like, translating to MEACPSVKNILLLDSEGKRVAIKYYSDDWPTNSAKEAFEKSVFTKTQKTNARTEAEIAMFENSIVVYKFVQDLHFFVTGGEDENELILATVLQGFFDAVGLLLRGNVDKREALENLDLILLCLDEIVDGGIVLETDANVIAGKVATHSVDSGAPLSEQTISQALATAREHLARSLLS from the exons ATG GAAGCCTGCCCGTCTGTGAAAAATATTCTTCTTCTAGATTCTGAAGGGAAACGTGTAGCTATCAAGTACTATTCCGATGACTGGCCAACAAATAGTGCAAAGGAAGCATTTGAGAAATCAGTTTTTACTAAGACCCAGAAGACAAATGCGCGGACAGAAG CGGAGATAGCAATGTTTGAGAACAGTATTGTTGTGTACAAGTTTGTGCAAGACCTTCATTTCTTTGTTACTGGGGGTGAAGATGAAAATGAGCTAATCTTGGCCACTGTCCTTCAAGGATTCTTTGATGCAGTTGGCCTTCTGCTTAG GGGCAATGTAGATAAGAGGGAGGCACTTGAGAATCTGGATCTTATTCTTCTGTGTCTTGATGAAATTGTTGATGGCGG AATTGTTCTTGAAACTGATGCAAATGTCATAGCTGGGAAGGTTGCAACGCATAGCGTGGATTCAGGGGCACCTTTGTCTGAGCAG ACAATCAGTCAAGCACTGGCAACAGCACGAGAACACCTAGCCAGATCTCTGCTGAG